TAGCCTTCATTATTTTAAATAATATTCCAATATAAAGAGGCACTGTAGGTATAACAGAAGAAGCCCTTGTTACAACAGCTTTATTAACAGATATATAAGCATGTCCGTTTATCTTTTTTTGCATCTCTTTATCAAGTCTATGAGCTGTGTTTTCTATATCGTCTTTAGCTCTTCCAATAGTTCCGTCTCTGTAAACTGCTTTAGTGATTTCTGGTCCTATATAAGAATAAGCTATATTAATTGCATTTTCTGCAAGTAAATCTGCTTCAAGTAAAGCATTAGTCCAAAGCTCCCAGTCTTCTCCTCCCATAACCTTTACAGTGTTTTTTATATCTTCATCGTTAGCAGGCTCTATAGAAACATTTAATAACTCTTCAGTCATAAAATCTATTCCCATACCTTCATATTTTTTTCCTATAGGCTTTAATGTAGAACGATGCAAAATACCAGTTTTTTCATCTGTTCTCACAGGAGCAGCTAAACTATATATAAATAAATCTATCTTTCCATCAAAAAATTTTTTAGCTTCTTTTATAACTTCTTCTTTTGAAGCATTTAAAAAAGCGTCCAAATTAAGACTTACTTCTTCTATACCATCTCTTTTAGCAAACTCACTGAAAGCCATATTATTATACCAGCCCGGTGTAGCTGTTCTTCTCTCTGTAGCTGCTTTTTCTAATGAAACTCCCATAGTTTTAGCTCCAAGTCCATAAGCTATAGCAATTCTGCTAGCAAGGCCGTATCCTCCAGAGCTTCCTAATATAAGAGCATTTTTTACATTTGATTTTATTTTTCCTTTTGATTTTACATAATTAATTTGATTTTCTACTTCCTTTCTGCATCCTAATGGGTGAGCTGTAGTACATATATTATTCAATATTTTAGGCGCTACTATCATTTATGTATCTCCTTTAATAAAATTATTATCTTAAAATATATCTATACTTTATAATAGAATTGTATTTTTTTCAATAAAATAAAATTATATCAAAATAATAATTACATAATATTCTTTTATATGTTATACTATATAAAAAAAATTATGGTGTTTTTATGAGTATATCAAATGATTTATTAAATGACTGCAGAAAAAAATTAGGAAACAAGTTTACAAAAGAATTTATAAAAGAAAAAGAGAATAGCGATAATTTTATAAATGCATTAATTAATACAGATAATTTTGATATTTTTTATAATATGCTTGAAGAAGATTATTCTAAGAATATTTTTAGGAAAGTAGTATTATATAGGTATATGCTTGCTTTTAATCCTAAGGTGCATAAAAATTTATTAAAGGAAATATTATTTAGTTTTAAATACGGCATCATATCAACATTTAAATGGATTATAAAAATGATATCTTTTTTAATTACTAAGAGATTTAAACTTCCTAAAGAAATAGGAGCTTGGGCATTATATTATATATTTTATTTAGAGCAGTATAATGTAAGAGATGTGTTTGAAGTGAATGGGGATAATGTATTATTTGATGTTGGTGCTTGGAAGGGAGACAGCAGCTACTTTTTTTCTAAGAGAAGCTCTAATAATGCAAAAATATATGCTTTTGAGCCAGATAATAATGCATACAATGTTCTTAAAAATATTAAAGATAAATATAATCTCAATAATGTAATACTTCAAAATGAGATTCTTTTAGATTGTGAAAAGGATATAGATTTTGTTTCTATGATACCAAATACTCCTACAGTAAAAAAGCATGCTATTACTTTAGATATGTTTGTAGAGAAAAACAACATAGAAAATATTGATTATATAAAAATGGATGTTGAAGGGGCGGAACAAAAAATTTTGGAAGGTGCCGTAAACACAATAAAAAAATATAGGCCGAGTTTAGCTATAGCGATTTATCATGGCGGAGAGCTTTTTATGGAAGATTTTTTTAAGATACCAGTATTTATAAAAAGCATTGCAGATGATTATGAGTACTACATAAGAAGCTATTCACCTCGGGGTGGGGAGACTATTCTTTTTTGTAAGCCAAAAGAGTAATTAAAAATAAAGGCATATCTAAAAAATAGACATGCCTTATTAATATTTCCTTATTATATATATTATATTTTATTATTATATTTGAACGTCAGCGTTATAATCAATGCCGTCTAAACCAAAGCCGTGAAGATGTAAATACTCATCTCTAAATTGATTTAAATCTGCATTTTCTTTTAATGTAGTATTATCTTTAATTTTATCCCAAGCAAGAGCAACCTCTTTTTGTACGTCTTCTCTAAGCTCCCAGTCATCTAATCTTAATCTTTGTTTTTCATCAAGTATAAAGCCTTTGTCAGAATAGATTTTTTCTGCGAATTGTCTATACATTTGCTCTATACAGCCTTCATGAATATTTTTATCTTTCATTACTTTAAACAATATGCTTATATACAAAGGCATAGCAGGTATAACAGCAGAAGCTCTAGTAACAACCGCCTTAGCAACACTTACATAAGCATGACCATGAAGTTTTTCTTGCATCATCTTATCAATATTTATAGCAGTCTCTTCTAAATCATCTTTAGCCCTTCCAATAGTGCCGTCTCTATATATAGCCTTAGTCATCTCTGGTCCTATATAAGAATAAGCCAAAGTTAAAGCATTCTCAGAGAGCATATCTTCTTTTATTAGAGCCTCAATCCATAATCTCCAATCATCTCCGCCCATTACTTTTACAGTAGCTTTAATCTCTTCTTCACTAGCAGCAGGCATGTTTACCTGTATAAGCTCTTCAGTCATAAAATCAACACCAAATCCGCTATAATCTTTTCCTATAGGTTTTAAAGTAGAACGATATGTAATGCCCTCTTTTTCATCTTTTCTAATACCAGTAGCCAAACTATATATAACACAGTCTATTTTGCCATCAAAAAAGTTTTTAGCTTCTTTAATAATATTTTCTTTTGAAGATTCTAAAAAAGCATCTCCTACTATAGTTTTTTCTTTAATGCCGTCTCTTTTAGCAAACTCACTAAAAGCCATATTGTTATACCAGCCCGGTGTAGCAGTTTTTTCTTCTGATGCTGCTCTTTCAAATGATACGCTTAAAGTATTTGCATTCATACCATATGCTAACACTATTCTGCTTGCAAGACCATATCCGCCAGACCCTCCAAGTATTAAAGCGTTTTTTATGTTTGACTTTATCTTTCCTTTTGATTTAACATAGTTAATCTGATTTTCTACTTCTTTTTTGCATCCTAATGGATGAGAAGTTCTGCATACATTATTTGCTATTTGAGGTTTTACTACCATAATCATTAATCCTCTCTTTAATTTTTAATTAATTTTTTATTTTACATTAAGGATATATCATATTATATATTTTTCAATAGCAAATATATGATAATTAGTCTTTTTATTGTTACAAAATACACTTTTTTTATTAAAATTTGGAAATTATCCACATTATAAGAGACAATATTATACTAGCTATTATAGAAGTTACTATTGGAAATGCAAAAGTGAAATTTTCTTTTTTTATAACAATATCTCCCGGAAGTTTTCCGATTGGGATTTTTAATAATATTAATATGCCTATTATTATAGCAATGATTCCTACAACAATAAGCATTTTTGCAAAGTAGTTATTCATCATATTCTCTTATTAAATTATATTACTTTTTATTTATTTAAAAAATGTTTTATAAAAAATTATTCAGAGAGTTTTCTATTTAATTTTTCTATGTCTTTATCGTGCCCAGCTATTACAAGTATGTCCCCCTCAACCATAGACTCTTCAGGGTCAGGAGTACAATCAACTATAATCTTTTTCTCTCCCAATATACTAGTTGTTTCTTTTTTTATAGCTACAACATTAATTTTATATTTCTTTCTCAAATCAAGTTCTTTTAAGTTTTTGCCAGCAAGCCCAGCATGCACAGGAAACTCTACTATTGAGTGGTATTCTGTTAAGTCGTATAAAAGCAGAGAATCTCCAACTTCAAGCTGTTCAGCTATATGTATTCCCATTGACTCTTCCGGACTTACAAGGTGGGTAATTCCTATTTTGCTTAATATAGCTTTATGTCTTTCATCAGAATATCTTGCTATTATATTTTTTACGTTGAGTTCTTTTAATATTAGTGAAGTTAATATGCTTGTCATAATATCTTCACCTATAGTAACTATAACAGCATCAAATTTATTAATTTCTATAGCCTCTAATGCTTCTCTTTGAGTAGAGTCTAATTTCAAAGCCTGAGTAACATTATTTTTTATAGCTTCTATTTCATTAATGTCATTATCTATTGCCAATACTTCTATTGAAGGTTTATTCATTAATCTATTTATTAGAGCCTTACCTAAAGTACCAACTCCTATAACTGCATATTGTAGCATCTGTGAATACCTCTATAAAAATAATTTTTTTTAATTGTTATTTAATTTAGTTCAATTATGTTTTTATTATAGTTTAATATAAAAAATTGTCAAAAACAAAATTAAAATATAGGTGTTATATGTATTATAATATAATATTAAATTTTGATTTAAGCTATTGCAATCATATTATTAATATATATAATATTAAATATATTAATAAACGGAGGTACGCTATATGAAAAATAACAAATTGTACTTACTTATAACTATTATGATGATGATAGTATTAACTTCTTGCGGAACAGGTGTGAGCAGAAACAATCCTGAAGGTTGGATAAATGATGATACTTTTAGAGTAATGGGGATGGGTTCGCCTAGTGATGATATAGATGTTGATGATAAGTTTAGAAGAGAAGTTGTATCAAGACAGGCTGCAGAGTTAGATGCTAAAAATAAAATAGTAGCTAAGATAGTTGGTTCTTATGTAGAATCTTTAAGCTCTACAGAAAAGGGAATGATAGATGAATATGTAATACAAGAGAGAGTTGCAGGAAGAGTGAGGGGAGTATCTATAATTGAGAGCAAATGGGACTCTAAACAAAATTGTACAGTTGTAGCAGAATTATATTCAAAGGGCTTAAAAAAACAAATGGATACTTTAATTTCAAAATATCTTCAAGAGGTTGGTATGCAATACACTGCAGAAGATGTTGCTGGCAGAGTAAGAACTGCTGAATAAATAATTATAAAGGCAAGTTTTTATGTATAAAGAAGATATTAAAGGCAGATTGGCTTTTATTTCTGGAGCTAGTGCTGGTATTGGTGAAGCTGTTGCGAAGATGCTTGCTTCTAATGGTGTTAATCTTATTCTAACAGCTAGGAGAATTGAAAAATTAGAGTCTCTTAAAAGTATGTTAGAGAAAGATTATAATATAAAAGTAAAAGTTATCAAAGTAGATTATGCCGATGTTAATAGCATAAAAAATGCTGTATCTTCATTAGAAAATGAATGGAAGAATATAGATATACTTATCAATAATGCAGGGCTTGCTTTGGGTAAGGATTATTTTTATAACAATGATATAGAAGACAGCTTGCAGATGATAAGAGTAAACTGCGAAGGTTTGATAGTATTAACTAGAATGATAATACCTCTAATGCTTAATAGTAAAAATGCTGATATCATTAATTTAGCTTCTACTGCTGCAGACGAGGCTTATTTTGGAGGAGCCATTTATTGTTCTAGTAAATCTTTTGTAGAGATGTTTGGAGATGTTTTAAGAGTTGAGTTAATAGACAAGCCTATAAGAGTAACAAATATAAAACCGGGTGCTGTAAACACAGAGTTTTCTACTGTTAGATTTAAAGGAGATAAAGAGAAGGCTGATAATGTTTACAAGGGTTTTGATCCTTTATATGCAGAAGATATAGCCGATAATATAGAATACGTTATCACTAGAAAAAGACATGTTCAAGTATCTAGTATGACTATTTTAGCAGGTAATCAGGCTACAGCCACTATGATACATAGGGGTAAATAATTATATAATATTTTTAGGAGTTATTTTCTATGGGTGATATAGATAATACTAGAAATAGATTAAAGCTAGATAATCTTAAAGAAGATGATAGAAGAAATTTATTTAATAAGTTTGTAGATGCAGGCGGTGAGGTAATAACCAACAGAAAAAAGCAATCTACACTTGACTATTCATCTAAAAAAACTACTTCTAGTTATAATAAACCTAAAAATAATAATTATTCTAATAGCACTCCAAGAGGAAATTATGTTTATACTAATGCCTCTCAAGCTCCAAAAAAGGAAAAGCCAACTAGTACATTAATTGTAAAAAAAAGAAAAAGTGTATTTTTAAGCTTAAAATTATGGCTTGATGCTTTATCTAATAAAACAATAACAACCTTTGGAGGAAATGTACATAATAAGTTTTTGGGCTTTATAGATAAGAATGTTATATCAGCATTTTTGGAGATGGATACTTTTATATTTAATGCTCTAAATCCAATGGATGATAATTCTCTAGAGCCTAAAAGTAAAAAAGAAAAAATATTAGCTCAATTTGCTAATGATTTGGAAGATGTTGAACTTTTAGAGCGTATAAAAGATCAATATGATGAAAATATTTATAAGACTTTTTTAAGACAGTATAAAGATTTACATTCCCCTACAAAAGCAAGCAGTTATGTGAATGAACTTAAGGCTATGTTTAAGCCTTTATATATTTTGCATGCTTATTCTTCAAAATTAAAATTGGCAGGAGAAAAAGCTTTGCTTGCATATTCTATAGTAGATAATATTAGTAAGGGAGTTATTAATCCTAGAATATCTAATTTTAAAAAAGATGTAGATTTAATATATTCAAAATATTATCCTAGATTATTCTCTTTGCTTCAATATGCTTCTAAAGAAAAACTTGAAACATTGTCTGATATTAATAATTTTCTAGGTATCACAGAAACAGATGTAGTTGGATATTATACTAAAATCAAAAAAGAAAAAGAATTAAAGCAAAAAGAAGAAATTACAAAACAGCAGCAAGAAGAAACAAAAGAGACTCAAACAGCTGAAGACAATGAAGAAGAAAAATTAATGAAAATAGAATCTATAGGCGTAAAACTTATAGAGAAAGTGGTTTCATTTAGAAAAGCAGATAATAATATAGAAATAGAAAGTGATCCTTTTTTTAAAGTATCAGATGATGATAAAATATATAGAATAAAAGTATTATTAGATTTTTTAGATAGAGAGTATTCTGTATTATTTGTTTCTAATAAAGTAAAATATAATTTGCTTTATGATAATTTGGTGAGAACAGATTATAAGAGTGATTTTAATAACATATTTTTATCGCTATCAGATTCTAATTCTAGATTTTTAGAGTACAGTGATATGTGCAAAAATGCTTTAAAAATAGAACAAGATACTACTATGAGATTTGAGCAAAGAGTATCTATGTTGGCTGAAAAAAATGGGCAAATATCTTACACTGCTAAAAACCTAAAATCACATATAGTTTCTATTATATCATCTCTAAAAAAGAAATTAGATAAACTATTATTAGATAGAGAAGAGAGAGAAAGGATAATAGCAAATCCTAATGAGATATTAACATTCTTTTCTGATGTTAGCGGCAGTAAAAAAAGAATACAGGGATATAATGTATTAAAAGCTTTAACAGAGGCTTATTATTTTGTATCTGGTTTTTATTATTTAATTACAGCAGGAGAATTATCTGGAGCTGGAATATTAATAGAAGGTGCTAAAAAATCAGAAGAAAATGTTGCTAAACAAAAAGAAGAAAATAGTGTTAAAGATGAAAAAAAAGATGATTTAGACGATAATTTAAAAAATATTGAAGAAGAATTAACAAATGAATCTGATGAATCTGAGTTGAAGAAAGATGATGATAATGTTCAGGAGTAGGAATTGGCTTACAAATCAAATAAAATTATTATGCTTGAGTATATTCCATTAAGAATATTAATGGAAGTTATATCGTTTTTTCCTTATATTTTTGTGATATTTTTTGCAAAGATTATAGGGATTTTGATGTTTTATGTAGCTCCAAAGACAAGGAAAATTGCTTTAATTAATTTGAAGCAGGCTTTTCCAGAGAAATCTTATTTGGAGAGAAGGCTTATTGCTAGACGTTCTATGAAATCTATGATGATGACTTTTGCCGAGTTTATAAAGGCTTCAAGGATGTCAGATGAACAAATATTAAAACGTATAAAGATAGAAGGCAGAGAGATATTCGATAAGGCTTTAGAAGAAAATAAGGGAGCTGTAGTTATTACAGGGCATATTGGTAATTGGGAGTTTATAGCTTCATATTTTGGCATTCATGGATATAATCCTAGTGTTATAGTGAGGCCTTTAGATAATCCTAAACTAGATGCTTATATGAAGTCTTGGAGAGAAAAAAGAGGGGCTAAATGTATTGCTAGGAAGGGCAATTTAAAAGATATATTTTATGCTTTGAGAGAAAATAAGCCTGTTGCTTTTTTATGCGATCAGAATTACATAGATGGAATTTATGTTGATTTTTTTGGTGAGAAATGTGCTACTGCTGTTGGACCTGTTGCAGTTGCCATGAAGACCAAAGCTCCTATAGTTATAATGTATGATGTGCCTGATAGGTATGGTCATCATAAAATAATTGTTTCTGAGATGATGTATATAGAAGAGAAAGAGACTAAAGAGGAGACTTTATATTATAATACTCAAAAATATACTAAGAAATTAGAAGATATTATAAGAAAGTATCCTGAAAATTGGCTTTGGGTGCATCCAAGATGGAATACTCGTCCTAATGGAGAGCCTGAAGTATTTTATAAGCATAATAATTACAGATAATTTTTACTTTACTTTTTTATAACAGGTTTATATAGTGAAATCATCATTCAATCAATATAATAAAATTAAAAATAAACTACAATTATAGGAGGTAGTTATATATATGAATCAAAATAAAAAATCGTTTATGTTTTTTCTAAATCTTGGTCTTACATTCACTTTATTAGGAATAATAATATCATTTTTTATATTTTCTTATGAGAAGAACTCTAAAGACGGAGATTTTATTGTACATGCACAGGCTGCACCAGAAAAGGCTGCTTTTAATGGTTCTTTAGATGGGGCTTTAGAGGTTGAGAGTGCTATTAGAGAAGTTGTTAATAAGAATATGCCTGCTGTTGTTAATATATCTACAGAGATTGAGTCTGGTCAGACTTATGAAGATAGATATGCTGATGAGTTTTTTAGATTTTTCTTTGGAGATCAAATGCCTAGACAAAGAAGAAGCCAAAAATCTTTAGGAAGCGGTTTCATAGTTAATGATGAAGGATATGTTCTTTCTAATTACCATGTTGTTAAGGGTGCTACTAAGATTATGGTTGTTTTATATGGTGAAGATGAGGAGTTGCCTGCTAAATTAATAGGTTATGATGAGGCTTATGATTTAGCTTTATTGAAAATAGAATCTGATAGAGTATTTCCTTATGTAGCTTTAGGAGACAGTGATGCTATTGAACCCGGTGAATTTGCTATCGCTATTGGTAACCCTTATGGTTTAAATAATACTGTTACTTTTGGTATAGTTAGTGCTAAAGGTAGAAGCGATGTTGGAGCTAATAGATATCAGAGATACATTCAAACTGATGTTGCTATAAACCCCGGTAATTCTGGCGGACCTTTATTTAATATACATGGTCAGGTTATAGGAATTAATACTTTGATATATTCTACTTCCGGCGGAAGCATTGGTATAGGTTTTGCTACTCCTATTAACATTGCTACTTCTGTTATGAAAGATTTAAAAGAAAATGGAAGAGTTACTAGAGGTTATTTAGGAATATATTTACAAGACATTGATGAAAATCTTTCTAGAGGTTTAAATGTTAAACAAAATACTGGTGTATATGTAAGTGAGGTTATACCTAATTCACCTGCTTCTAAGGGCGGTTTACAAGATGGTGATATTATTATTGAGTTTGATGGCGAGAGAATGACTAAGAGTGTTGACTTATTTAATAAAGTTGCTACTACTAAAGTTGGAAGCAAAGTTGAAGTTAAATATTTAAGAAATGGAAAAGAAAGAGTTACAAGAATTACAATAGAGGCTAGAGAAGAAGATGAAGATGTTGTACCTAGTTCTAATTCATCACAAAGCTCAAGAGATGCTAATGCTTGGATGGGTTTAGATGTTTCTGAGGTTACTCCAGAGATATCTCAAAGACTTCAGATTAGAAGCAATGAGAGGGGTGTTGTTGTATTAAATATGACTCAAAGCTCTAAAGCTTATGCTGCAGGACTTAGACCTGGTGATGTAATTAAGGCTATTAATGGAATAACAATATCTAATATTGATGATTATAATAAGTTTGTTAAATCTTATGGTGATGATAAGTCATTTACAATTACAATAAAACGCTCTAGAATGACTTATGTTATTATTATAGAAGAATAAAACTTATAAATATATTATTATTTGGGAGCTGGGATATTATTATTTCTCAGCTCTTTTTTATTTTTAGTATTTTGTGTAATAATTAAAAAATACTTATTAAAAAATATTACTATAATAATAATTTGACTTAATTTATTATTATAGTATGATTATTCAAATATAATTTTTACTAGTATAAATAATAATGACAAATATAAAAATAACAATACAATATGACGGCACAGATTTTTATGGCTGGCAGATACAGCCTAATTTGAGAACGGTTCAGGGTGAAATTTACAAGGCGGTTCAAAAAATATATTCAAAAAAAAGCACCATATATGGATGCGGACGAACTGATGCTGGGGTGCATGCTTTGGGGCAGGTGGCTAATTTTAGGGTTGAAAAAATGCTTGTGCCTATAGAAAGGGTTACTAGGGCTTTAAACTCTTCTCTTCCTAAGGATATAAGAATAATTAATGCTGAAGTGGTTGATGATAGTTTTAATGCAAGAGCTTCTGCTACTTTTAGAGAATATATTTATGTAGTACAAAACAGTGATATATCGGTTCCTTTTTATGAGAGATATTCTTGGTTTTATAGAAAAAATATTATAAATGAAAAGCTTATAAATGAATATGCAAAATATCTTATAGGTGAGCATAATTTTACATCTTTTTGCTCTACTGAAGATGAGAATGATTCTAAGTTTAGATATATTGAGAGAGTGAGAGCTATAAGAAAAAAAGATACTATATATTTTATTATAAGGGGCAATGCTTTTTTGCATAATATGGTTCGTATTATAGTTGGTACATTGGTTGAAGGACAAAGAAAGAATATGCCTATTAATTTTATAGAAGAGATATTAAAAAAAGAGGATAGAACTCTTGCTTTTGTAACTGCTCCTGCTCATGGGCTTTATTTTAGAAGGGCTTTTTTTAAATAGAAAATATATAAAATAATATTATTTTTTAAGGAGATTTTATTATGATAGTAGTAATGAAACCAAATGCCAAAGAAGAGCATATAGAAAGTATTATAGAAAGATTAAAAAATGCAGGTTTAGGAATACATAAAAGTGTTGGTGTGGATTATACAGTAATAGGAATGGTTGGTGATACTTCCAAGATAGACAGAGAATTAATAGCATCTTTACCCGGAGTATCAAAAGTTTTAAAAGTACAAGAGCCATTTAAAAGGGCAAATAGGGTATTTAAAAAAGAAGATACTATAGTAGATGTGTCTGGTGTAAAAATAGGAGGAGAGAAACCCGTAATAATAGCAGGACCTTGTTCTGTAGAAAGTGAGGAACAATTAATAAGCATAGCAAAAAGCGTAAAAGCTTCAGGAGCTTCAATGCTTAGAGGGGGAGCTTTTAAGCCAAGAACTTCACCTTATGCTTTTCAGGGCTTGGCACTTGACGGACTTAAAATATTAAAACTTGCAAAAGAAGAAGTTGGCATTCCTATAGTAAGTGAGATAGTATCTATTAGACATTTAGAAGATTTTGAAAATACTGTTGATATGATTCAAATTGGGGCAAGAAACATGCAAAACTTTGAGCTTCTAAAAGAGGTTGGAAAATTAAAAAAACCAATACTTTTAAAAAGGGGCTTAGCTAACACTATAGAAGAATGGCTAATGAGTGCTGAGTATATACTTAATCAGGGTAATGATAATGTGGTATTATGTGAGAGAGGAGTAAGAACATTTGAAACTTACACAAGAAACACTTTTGATGTATCGGCAATACCAGCAATAAAGCGTTTGAGCCATTTACCTGTTATAGGTGACCCTTCGCATGCAAGCGGTAAATCTTGGATGGCACTTCCTTTAACTCTTGCTACCATTTCTGCAGGTGCTGACGGTATGATTATAGAAGTGCATAATGACCCTGAGCATGCTTTATGTGATGGGGCACAATCTATAAGGCCAGAGGTGTTTGATGATATTATGCAGTCTGTTAATATGATATCTGATACTGTTGCAAAAATAAAAGAAAAACATAATGGCAAGATTTATACTAAATAAATTATATAAGTATAAAAAGATGAAATTAGGTTTGATATATTGTTATTTGTGCTAATTTAAATAAAAAATATAAAATTCATGTAATTTATGTGAAGTAAACTATAAAAAAATTTGACTTCATTAGTTATTTATGCTATAATTACTCACTCGTTACATTTTAGAATAAAAACCACAATATTTAAAAACTTTTAGAAGGTGTATTATGGATAAGAAAACATTAAAAACAAAAGATAATACTTATGTTTTATCCCAAAAAGATATAAAACAAAACTGGCTTATTATAGATGCTAAAGGTAAATCTTTAGGAAGAGTTGCTAGCAGAGCAGCTTATTTATTAAAAGGAAAACATAAAGTTGATTATGCTTACAACTTAGATAATGGTGATTATGTTATTATTATAAATGCTAAAGATATAGTATTAACAGGAAATAAAAAGAAAGGCAAAATACATTACAGACACACAGGTTATCCCGGCGGTATAAAATCTGTAAGCTATGGTGAGCTTTTAGAGAGAAATCCTGAAAGAATGGTTAAAATAGCTGTTAAGGGTATGCTTTCACATAATCCA
This is a stretch of genomic DNA from Brachyspira sp. SAP_772. It encodes these proteins:
- a CDS encoding lysophospholipid acyltransferase family protein, giving the protein MAYKSNKIIMLEYIPLRILMEVISFFPYIFVIFFAKIIGILMFYVAPKTRKIALINLKQAFPEKSYLERRLIARRSMKSMMMTFAEFIKASRMSDEQILKRIKIEGREIFDKALEENKGAVVITGHIGNWEFIASYFGIHGYNPSVIVRPLDNPKLDAYMKSWREKRGAKCIARKGNLKDIFYALRENKPVAFLCDQNYIDGIYVDFFGEKCATAVGPVAVAMKTKAPIVIMYDVPDRYGHHKIIVSEMMYIEEKETKEETLYYNTQKYTKKLEDIIRKYPENWLWVHPRWNTRPNGEPEVFYKHNNYR
- a CDS encoding DUF2905 domain-containing protein, whose protein sequence is MNNYFAKMLIVVGIIAIIIGILILLKIPIGKLPGDIVIKKENFTFAFPIVTSIIASIILSLIMWIISKF
- the fabV gene encoding enoyl-ACP reductase FabV; the encoded protein is MIVAPKILNNICTTAHPLGCRKEVENQINYVKSKGKIKSNVKNALILGSSGGYGLASRIAIAYGLGAKTMGVSLEKAATERRTATPGWYNNMAFSEFAKRDGIEEVSLNLDAFLNASKEEVIKEAKKFFDGKIDLFIYSLAAPVRTDEKTGILHRSTLKPIGKKYEGMGIDFMTEELLNVSIEPANDEDIKNTVKVMGGEDWELWTNALLEADLLAENAINIAYSYIGPEITKAVYRDGTIGRAKDDIENTAHRLDKEMQKKINGHAYISVNKAVVTRASSVIPTVPLYIGILFKIMKAKGLHEGCIEQMYRLLSDKLYNGGDIPLDSVNRIRLDDWELKKDVQEEVLNVWKILNQDNLKELADMSMFRKDYMNMHGFEVEGIDYSKDVEI
- a CDS encoding TrkA family potassium uptake protein, translated to MLQYAVIGVGTLGKALINRLMNKPSIEVLAIDNDINEIEAIKNNVTQALKLDSTQREALEAIEINKFDAVIVTIGEDIMTSILTSLILKELNVKNIIARYSDERHKAILSKIGITHLVSPEESMGIHIAEQLEVGDSLLLYDLTEYHSIVEFPVHAGLAGKNLKELDLRKKYKINVVAIKKETTSILGEKKIIVDCTPDPEESMVEGDILVIAGHDKDIEKLNRKLSE
- a CDS encoding SDR family NAD(P)-dependent oxidoreductase translates to MYKEDIKGRLAFISGASAGIGEAVAKMLASNGVNLILTARRIEKLESLKSMLEKDYNIKVKVIKVDYADVNSIKNAVSSLENEWKNIDILINNAGLALGKDYFYNNDIEDSLQMIRVNCEGLIVLTRMIIPLMLNSKNADIINLASTAADEAYFGGAIYCSSKSFVEMFGDVLRVELIDKPIRVTNIKPGAVNTEFSTVRFKGDKEKADNVYKGFDPLYAEDIADNIEYVITRKRHVQVSSMTILAGNQATATMIHRGK
- the fabV gene encoding enoyl-ACP reductase FabV, giving the protein MVVKPQIANNVCRTSHPLGCKKEVENQINYVKSKGKIKSNIKNALILGGSGGYGLASRIVLAYGMNANTLSVSFERAASEEKTATPGWYNNMAFSEFAKRDGIKEKTIVGDAFLESSKENIIKEAKNFFDGKIDCVIYSLATGIRKDEKEGITYRSTLKPIGKDYSGFGVDFMTEELIQVNMPAASEEEIKATVKVMGGDDWRLWIEALIKEDMLSENALTLAYSYIGPEMTKAIYRDGTIGRAKDDLEETAINIDKMMQEKLHGHAYVSVAKAVVTRASAVIPAMPLYISILFKVMKDKNIHEGCIEQMYRQFAEKIYSDKGFILDEKQRLRLDDWELREDVQKEVALAWDKIKDNTTLKENADLNQFRDEYLHLHGFGLDGIDYNADVQI
- a CDS encoding FkbM family methyltransferase — protein: MSISNDLLNDCRKKLGNKFTKEFIKEKENSDNFINALINTDNFDIFYNMLEEDYSKNIFRKVVLYRYMLAFNPKVHKNLLKEILFSFKYGIISTFKWIIKMISFLITKRFKLPKEIGAWALYYIFYLEQYNVRDVFEVNGDNVLFDVGAWKGDSSYFFSKRSSNNAKIYAFEPDNNAYNVLKNIKDKYNLNNVILQNEILLDCEKDIDFVSMIPNTPTVKKHAITLDMFVEKNNIENIDYIKMDVEGAEQKILEGAVNTIKKYRPSLAIAIYHGGELFMEDFFKIPVFIKSIADDYEYYIRSYSPRGGETILFCKPKE
- a CDS encoding Do family serine endopeptidase, whose product is MNQNKKSFMFFLNLGLTFTLLGIIISFFIFSYEKNSKDGDFIVHAQAAPEKAAFNGSLDGALEVESAIREVVNKNMPAVVNISTEIESGQTYEDRYADEFFRFFFGDQMPRQRRSQKSLGSGFIVNDEGYVLSNYHVVKGATKIMVVLYGEDEELPAKLIGYDEAYDLALLKIESDRVFPYVALGDSDAIEPGEFAIAIGNPYGLNNTVTFGIVSAKGRSDVGANRYQRYIQTDVAINPGNSGGPLFNIHGQVIGINTLIYSTSGGSIGIGFATPINIATSVMKDLKENGRVTRGYLGIYLQDIDENLSRGLNVKQNTGVYVSEVIPNSPASKGGLQDGDIIIEFDGERMTKSVDLFNKVATTKVGSKVEVKYLRNGKERVTRITIEAREEDEDVVPSSNSSQSSRDANAWMGLDVSEVTPEISQRLQIRSNERGVVVLNMTQSSKAYAAGLRPGDVIKAINGITISNIDDYNKFVKSYGDDKSFTITIKRSRMTYVIIIEE